A single Desulforegulaceae bacterium DNA region contains:
- a CDS encoding aminopeptidase P family protein → MDKIEKRIKKIRKTFDKNQIDGILIFIEENRFYLSGFQGEDSQFDETAGILAIGKEKLVLATDSRFTTEAEANSPLYEIFCYKKGLSKEIVEILEAAQIKKAGFESARVSVDWFDKMNASIKKSKKDLSLKPVSGIVEKLRQVKDEDEIKTIKTALEIAEKGLLEIKKDLKPGITEYEAAWLLEKTLREKGANGLSFSTITASGKNSAKPHAIPSNNTFKTKEPVLFDWGVIIDRYCSDITRSFYIEETDSKFEEIFKIVRKAQIAGTNAIKAGVKAKDVDFAARKIIEDAGYGKFFGHGLGHGVGMAVHEAPRLSPLTDEILKEGMVVTVEPGIYLPDWGGIRLENMVVVRKDGAETLNTTTPEDFL, encoded by the coding sequence TTGGATAAAATAGAAAAAAGAATAAAAAAAATAAGAAAAACCTTTGATAAAAATCAAATAGACGGGATTTTAATTTTTATAGAAGAAAACAGATTCTACTTAAGCGGATTTCAAGGAGAAGACTCTCAGTTTGACGAAACAGCAGGAATTTTAGCAATAGGAAAAGAAAAACTTGTTCTTGCAACAGATTCACGATTTACAACTGAAGCTGAGGCAAATTCCCCCTTATATGAAATCTTTTGCTATAAAAAAGGCCTTTCAAAGGAAATAGTAGAAATCCTTGAAGCTGCCCAGATAAAAAAAGCCGGGTTTGAATCAGCCAGGGTAAGTGTTGACTGGTTTGATAAAATGAATGCTTCAATTAAAAAAAGTAAAAAAGATTTATCTTTAAAACCTGTTTCTGGAATTGTTGAAAAATTAAGGCAAGTAAAAGATGAAGATGAAATTAAAACAATAAAAACAGCCCTTGAAATTGCAGAAAAAGGACTTCTTGAAATAAAAAAAGACTTAAAACCAGGAATTACAGAATATGAAGCTGCCTGGCTTCTTGAAAAAACCTTAAGAGAAAAAGGTGCCAACGGTCTTTCATTTTCAACAATTACAGCTTCAGGAAAAAACTCTGCCAAACCCCATGCAATTCCATCGAACAACACTTTTAAAACAAAAGAACCTGTTCTTTTTGACTGGGGAGTAATTATTGACAGGTATTGTTCAGACATAACAAGAAGCTTTTATATTGAAGAAACAGATTCAAAGTTTGAAGAAATTTTTAAAATTGTAAGAAAGGCACAAATTGCAGGAACAAATGCAATTAAAGCCGGAGTTAAGGCAAAAGACGTTGATTTTGCAGCAAGAAAAATTATTGAAGATGCCGGATATGGAAAATTCTTTGGACACGGACTTGGCCATGGAGTTGGAATGGCAGTTCATGAGGCTCCAAGGCTAAGCCCTTTAACAGATGAAATCCTTAAAGAAGGAATGGTTGTAACTGTTGAGCCAGGAATTTACCTTCCAGACTGGGGAGGAATAAGACTTGAAAATATGGTTGTTGTAAGAAAAGACGGGGCTGAAACTCTTAATACTACAACACCTGAAGATTTTCTTTAA
- the xerD gene encoding site-specific tyrosine recombinase XerD — MKNSDNDSIEQFYQYLMIEKGLSPETLSAYSSDIMQFVDFLKTNSKSNIISATREDISNHLVFLAEKEISPSSRARHLVSLRGLYNFFVSEEIINSSPAAKIDLPKCGLKLPNFLSLEEIKSLLDSPDKTKPTGIRDNAIIELLYASGIRVSELTGLQKENFFLNPGYIKVFGKGSRERAVPVGSYAIEAVSEYLEHSRSRLLKNKTSSYLFVGQGGKPLTRQAIWKQLKIYAKKAGIKKNVSPHILRHSFATHLLEGGGDLRSVQLMLGHADLATTQIYTHVSKSQLKKIHDKFHPRK; from the coding sequence ATGAAAAATTCAGACAACGACTCAATTGAACAATTTTATCAGTATTTGATGATAGAAAAAGGACTTTCTCCTGAGACCTTATCAGCATACAGCTCTGATATTATGCAATTTGTTGATTTTCTTAAAACAAATTCAAAAAGCAATATTATTTCAGCCACAAGAGAAGACATTTCAAATCACCTTGTTTTTCTGGCTGAAAAAGAAATAAGTCCAAGTTCAAGGGCAAGACATCTTGTAAGTTTAAGAGGTCTTTACAATTTCTTTGTTTCAGAAGAAATTATCAATTCTTCCCCTGCCGCAAAAATTGACTTACCAAAATGCGGACTTAAGCTTCCCAATTTTCTAAGTCTTGAAGAAATTAAAAGTCTCCTTGATTCACCAGATAAAACTAAACCTACTGGAATAAGGGATAATGCAATTATAGAACTTTTATATGCTTCAGGAATAAGAGTTTCGGAACTTACAGGGCTTCAAAAGGAAAACTTTTTTTTAAATCCTGGCTATATCAAGGTTTTTGGAAAAGGAAGCAGGGAAAGAGCTGTTCCTGTGGGAAGTTATGCAATAGAAGCTGTATCAGAATATCTTGAGCACTCAAGAAGCAGGCTGCTGAAAAACAAAACCTCATCCTATCTTTTTGTTGGACAAGGGGGAAAACCCCTTACAAGACAGGCAATCTGGAAGCAGCTTAAAATTTATGCTAAAAAAGCTGGGATTAAAAAAAATGTATCTCCCCATATTTTAAGACATTCTTTTGCCACCCATCTTCTGGAGGGAGGAGGAGATTTAAGATCTGTTCAGCTAATGCTTGGCCACGCAGATCTTGCAACCACTCAAATTTATACCCATGTTTCAAAATCTCAATTAAAAAAAATTCATGATAAATTTCATCCGAGAAAGTAA
- a CDS encoding PfaD family polyunsaturated fatty acid/polyketide biosynthesis protein, producing the protein MIKLTNSNSKKILELLKKFDKNLYIYNPKYLEVINTECKSDTKSNLFISEAPVKNPTLIIPKFKFNSQRKFMERFNLSYPYIAGAMAKGISSVKMVKEFSKNGFMADFGSAGLSNEDILKTADILKSKCKRFSINIINIPGNQENELKLLKNLVLKKINIITAGAYIRMTPGLVYFRVKGVKKENGKIIVPNKIIAKISRKEIAKTFMSPPPEKILKKLLKEKLISENEAELAKEIPISSDIICEADSGGHTDNQPAICLFPEIYYLKEKFQKNYPDIPIYLGLGGGISTPQSVLSAFSMGADFVVTGSINQSCIEAQTSDIVKEMLSNANQGDFGLAPSADTFESGGKVQVLKAKSMFVLRAKLLEKIYNESSSIGDIQKKDLDYLESKIFKHSLNKEWELTKKHFNKINPSIIEKAENNPKKKLALIFKSYLGQSSWWAIKGVEDRKDDFQIWSGPSMAAFNTFAKNTKFENFKNRSAPEIAKALLEGAGVLSRINFINNLDIDINFDLKELYT; encoded by the coding sequence ATGATAAAATTAACCAATTCAAATTCCAAAAAAATTTTAGAGTTGTTAAAAAAATTTGATAAAAACCTATATATTTATAATCCCAAATATTTGGAAGTTATAAATACTGAATGTAAATCTGATACAAAATCAAACTTATTCATTTCAGAAGCGCCTGTAAAAAACCCAACTCTTATAATCCCAAAATTTAAATTTAATTCCCAAAGAAAATTCATGGAAAGATTTAATCTTAGTTACCCCTATATTGCAGGAGCCATGGCAAAAGGGATTTCATCTGTAAAAATGGTTAAAGAATTTTCAAAAAACGGATTTATGGCTGATTTTGGCTCTGCCGGGCTTTCAAATGAAGATATTTTAAAAACAGCTGATATTTTAAAATCAAAATGCAAAAGATTTTCCATCAATATTATTAATATTCCAGGCAATCAGGAAAATGAATTAAAACTTTTAAAAAACCTTGTATTAAAAAAAATAAATATAATAACTGCTGGAGCATATATTAGAATGACTCCCGGACTTGTTTATTTCAGGGTTAAGGGAGTAAAAAAAGAAAATGGTAAAATTATTGTTCCAAATAAAATTATTGCTAAAATTTCAAGAAAAGAAATTGCCAAAACTTTTATGTCTCCGCCCCCTGAAAAAATTTTAAAAAAACTTTTAAAAGAAAAACTTATCAGTGAAAATGAAGCTGAACTTGCCAAAGAAATTCCAATTTCATCTGATATTATCTGCGAAGCTGATTCCGGAGGCCATACTGACAACCAACCTGCAATCTGCCTTTTTCCTGAAATTTATTATTTAAAAGAAAAATTTCAAAAAAATTACCCTGACATTCCTATTTATTTAGGGCTGGGCGGAGGAATATCCACTCCCCAGTCGGTTTTATCAGCTTTTTCAATGGGAGCTGATTTTGTAGTTACAGGCTCAATTAATCAGTCCTGTATTGAAGCTCAAACTTCAGATATTGTAAAAGAAATGCTTTCTAATGCAAATCAAGGCGATTTTGGCCTTGCTCCTTCAGCAGATACTTTTGAATCTGGAGGAAAAGTTCAGGTTTTAAAAGCTAAATCTATGTTTGTGCTTAGGGCAAAACTTCTTGAAAAAATATATAATGAGTCTAGTTCAATTGGTGATATTCAAAAAAAAGATTTAGATTATCTGGAATCAAAAATTTTCAAACATTCTCTAAACAAAGAATGGGAATTAACAAAAAAACATTTTAACAAGATCAACCCCTCAATTATTGAAAAAGCAGAAAACAACCCAAAAAAGAAATTAGCTTTAATTTTCAAATCTTATCTTGGCCAGTCTTCATGGTGGGCAATCAAAGGTGTTGAAGATCGAAAAGATGATTTTCAAATCTGGAGCGGGCCTTCAATGGCAGCTTTTAATACTTTTGCAAAAAACACAAAATTTGAAAACTTTAAAAACAGATCCGCTCCTGAAATTGCAAAAGCTCTTTTAGAGGGAGCAGGAGTTCTTTCAAGGATTAATTTTATAAATAACCTTGATATTGATATAAATTTTGATTTAAAAGAGCTTTACACCTAA
- a CDS encoding ACP S-malonyltransferase yields the protein MTIKILTVSSDSVEDLKSKIKNNDFSFSKTNKIKASFLKTDSNNFLNELESVSDKTEDLIKTENMFLYSGKNLDKKAFLFPGQGSQYVYMGKEIKKIFKSDFFERADKIFNKINDKKSLNSLIYYVDKDKKDVKEELTNTENAQPAIGLVSAFYQNVLNQFNIFPQASAGHSFGELTALYSAGVLDFDEFIFLSSKRGKIMAESSKGKDAGKMMAVLGSMDKIEKVIKEENLELTIANHNSPKQNVVSGRSDEIEKASKVFRKHKLRGIILPVSAAFHSPLVKEALRPFTETLEKTNFNSPKIPVTSNASGVFHSNNTDKIKDSLSKQLTNPVLFTKNLDTLYNDRIRFFIESGPKKVLSDLGRQSLDKNKCFFISIDESGGKEPVKDLAKVLALCAVLGFDPDLKKWNEI from the coding sequence TTGACTATAAAGATTCTGACTGTTTCTTCAGACTCAGTTGAAGATTTAAAATCAAAAATAAAAAATAATGATTTTTCTTTTTCAAAAACAAATAAAATCAAAGCCTCATTTTTAAAAACAGATTCAAACAACTTTTTAAATGAACTTGAATCTGTTTCAGATAAAACAGAAGACTTAATAAAAACCGAAAATATGTTTTTATATTCAGGTAAAAACCTTGATAAAAAAGCCTTTTTATTTCCTGGTCAGGGAAGTCAGTATGTATATATGGGAAAAGAAATTAAAAAGATTTTCAAATCAGACTTTTTTGAAAGGGCAGATAAGATTTTCAATAAAATAAACGATAAAAAAAGCCTTAACTCTCTTATTTATTACGTAGATAAAGATAAAAAAGATGTCAAGGAAGAGCTGACAAACACAGAAAACGCTCAGCCTGCCATAGGGCTTGTTTCTGCTTTTTATCAAAACGTTTTAAATCAGTTCAATATTTTCCCACAAGCTTCAGCAGGACACAGCTTTGGTGAACTTACAGCCCTTTACTCTGCAGGAGTTCTTGATTTTGATGAGTTTATATTTCTTTCATCAAAAAGAGGAAAAATAATGGCGGAAAGCTCAAAAGGAAAAGATGCCGGTAAAATGATGGCGGTTTTAGGCTCCATGGATAAAATTGAAAAGGTAATAAAAGAAGAAAATCTTGAGCTTACAATTGCAAATCATAATAGCCCAAAACAAAATGTTGTATCAGGAAGAAGTGATGAAATTGAAAAAGCATCAAAAGTTTTCAGAAAACACAAATTAAGAGGGATTATTCTTCCTGTTTCAGCGGCTTTTCACTCTCCCCTTGTAAAAGAAGCCTTAAGGCCTTTTACTGAAACTCTTGAAAAAACAAACTTTAATTCGCCAAAAATACCTGTTACTTCAAATGCGTCAGGAGTTTTTCACAGCAATAACACTGATAAAATCAAAGATTCTCTTTCAAAGCAGCTTACAAACCCTGTTCTATTTACAAAAAACTTAGATACTCTATATAATGACAGAATAAGATTTTTCATTGAATCAGGGCCCAAAAAAGTTCTTTCAGATCTTGGAAGACAATCCCTTGATAAAAATAAATGTTTTTTTATCTCTATAGATGAGTCAGGAGGAAAAGAACCTGTAAAAGATCTTGCAAAAGTCCTGGCTCTTTGTGCAGTCCTTGGATTTGATCCTGACCTAAAAAAATGGAATGAAATTTAA
- a CDS encoding sigma 54-interacting transcriptional regulator, which translates to MDEQKKKEKTNLLNEVKRLKESEAVFRYLFEKSMAPSILIEDDMTISMANQKAKELFGFGENKKEGFVKWPEFIDKKDIERMQKYHRVRRISEELAPQEYECRLIDGHGKLQHIFIKLDMIKGTKTSLATFVNITSKKLAEKTLQEREEELSAIIDHVKGFIYTVFPNYKIEFANYALIKRIGKDIIGETCYKAIFNNDSPCSFCPIKKVFKGESSKHEFKGLRDQRWYCSISSPICDISGNTLKQLSIITDIHEIKIEEERQRLLKTNLAKENLRLKASIKERYRFGKIIGKSAAMQDVYQRILKAATSEANVIIYGESGTGKELVAKTIHELSSRRNKKFIPVNCGAIPENLMESQFFGYAKGAYTGAEKSTKGFLEEAHQGTLFLDEIGEIPHSLQIKLLRAIDEGGFSPLGTTEIIKPDLRIIGATNKNLKNLVEENLIREDFFYRVHIIPVRLPPLRNRKEDIPFLCESFLNEISKNSPRLTPEILDILQNHHWPGNIRELKNTIQRFVTLGEEAISFSGKTKLRKKTESSKEKIESFGNLKTSLKHYEQLLIKSALEQNNFHRGKTADFLGITRRTLERKMLEFDLRED; encoded by the coding sequence TTGGATGAACAAAAGAAAAAAGAAAAAACCAATCTTTTAAATGAAGTAAAACGTCTCAAGGAGAGCGAAGCTGTTTTTCGATACCTTTTTGAAAAATCCATGGCTCCATCTATTCTTATTGAAGATGATATGACCATTTCCATGGCAAATCAAAAAGCAAAAGAACTTTTTGGATTTGGAGAAAACAAAAAAGAAGGTTTTGTAAAATGGCCTGAATTCATTGACAAAAAAGATATTGAAAGGATGCAAAAATACCATAGAGTAAGAAGAATAAGTGAAGAACTTGCCCCCCAGGAATACGAGTGCAGACTTATAGACGGCCATGGCAAACTCCAACATATTTTTATAAAACTTGACATGATAAAAGGCACAAAAACAAGCCTTGCAACCTTTGTAAACATTACTTCAAAAAAGCTGGCTGAAAAAACCCTCCAGGAAAGAGAAGAAGAATTAAGTGCAATAATTGATCATGTAAAAGGATTTATTTATACAGTATTTCCAAATTATAAAATAGAATTTGCAAATTATGCCCTCATTAAAAGAATAGGAAAGGACATTATAGGAGAAACCTGTTACAAAGCAATTTTCAATAATGACTCCCCTTGTTCTTTCTGCCCCATAAAAAAAGTATTTAAAGGTGAAAGTTCAAAACATGAATTCAAGGGCTTAAGAGATCAAAGATGGTATTGTTCAATTTCAAGTCCTATTTGTGATATTTCAGGAAACACCTTAAAACAGCTTTCAATAATTACAGACATTCATGAAATAAAAATTGAAGAAGAAAGACAAAGACTTTTAAAAACAAATCTGGCAAAGGAAAACCTAAGGCTTAAAGCATCAATAAAAGAAAGATACAGATTTGGAAAAATAATAGGAAAGTCTGCTGCAATGCAAGACGTTTATCAAAGAATTTTAAAAGCGGCAACAAGTGAGGCAAACGTAATTATTTATGGAGAATCTGGAACCGGAAAGGAACTTGTTGCAAAAACAATTCATGAATTAAGCTCACGCAGAAACAAAAAATTCATTCCTGTAAACTGCGGAGCAATTCCGGAAAATCTAATGGAAAGCCAGTTTTTTGGATATGCAAAAGGAGCCTATACAGGAGCTGAAAAATCAACCAAAGGTTTTCTTGAAGAAGCCCACCAGGGTACTCTTTTTCTCGATGAAATAGGAGAAATCCCCCACTCACTTCAAATAAAGCTTTTAAGAGCCATTGATGAAGGTGGATTTTCACCCCTTGGAACAACAGAAATCATAAAACCAGATCTAAGAATAATTGGGGCTACAAACAAGAACCTAAAAAACTTAGTTGAAGAAAATCTTATCAGGGAGGACTTTTTTTACAGAGTTCATATAATTCCAGTTCGTCTTCCTCCCTTGAGAAATAGAAAAGAAGATATTCCTTTTTTATGTGAATCTTTTTTAAATGAAATCAGTAAAAACTCTCCCCGGCTTACCCCTGAAATCCTTGATATTTTACAAAACCATCACTGGCCGGGAAACATAAGAGAGCTTAAAAATACAATCCAAAGATTTGTTACTCTTGGAGAAGAAGCCATCAGCTTTTCAGGAAAAACAAAACTGAGAAAAAAAACTGAGTCAAGTAAAGAAAAAATTGAATCTTTTGGGAACCTTAAAACCAGCCTGAAACATTATGAGCAACTGTTAATAAAATCAGCCCTGGAACAAAACAACTTTCACAGGGGTAAAACAGCTGATTTTCTTGGAATAACCAGAAGAACATTGGAAAGAAAAATGCTTGAATTTGATTTAAGAGAAGATTGA
- a CDS encoding acetyl-CoA hydrolase/transferase C-terminal domain-containing protein, translated as MKPGLKEEYNSKLCSPEKALSAIKDGHWIDYGNFLCAPLFLDKELAKKKGKLKDIKIRGVGFPGISAAASNDPQQETFCYNNWHFTAGDRILHDMNLCNYIPILYHEGPDYYKKNDVKGDIFIVRTTEMDSSGYFNFGVASSVQKAQADAASIIIVEVNKNIPYCPGGINESIHISQVDYIVESDHEPMISLPDPKISEEEEKIAQYIVNEIPDRACIQLGIGGMPDAVGRMLAKSDLKDLSVHSEMLVDAFMHMYNSGVVTNKYKEFCPDKMTYTFALGSKKLYDFLDNNHSCASYSVDYINSPNIVASISNFMSINNAIETDLFGQISSESSGTRQISGTGGQFDFHYGAYHSNGGKAFICFTSTTTLKNGEKVSRIRPTLSPGTIVTLPRTAVHYVVTEYGIVSLKGKSTWERAEALISIAHPDFREELIKEAEKMNIWKRSNKINGEKYSSSVKIAS; from the coding sequence ATGAAGCCAGGCTTAAAAGAAGAGTATAACTCAAAACTCTGCTCACCCGAAAAAGCTCTATCTGCAATCAAAGATGGGCATTGGATCGATTATGGTAACTTTTTATGTGCGCCTCTCTTTTTAGACAAAGAGCTTGCAAAGAAAAAAGGAAAATTAAAAGATATCAAAATCAGAGGTGTTGGCTTTCCCGGAATATCAGCTGCAGCCTCTAACGATCCCCAGCAGGAAACATTTTGTTATAACAATTGGCACTTTACAGCGGGTGACAGAATTTTACATGACATGAATTTATGTAATTACATCCCCATCCTTTATCATGAAGGTCCTGATTATTACAAAAAAAACGACGTAAAAGGAGATATTTTTATTGTAAGAACTACTGAAATGGATTCTTCAGGATATTTTAATTTTGGAGTTGCAAGTTCAGTTCAAAAGGCCCAGGCAGATGCCGCATCAATTATTATTGTTGAAGTTAATAAAAACATTCCATACTGCCCGGGTGGAATTAACGAATCAATTCATATAAGTCAGGTTGATTATATTGTTGAATCTGATCATGAACCTATGATTTCACTTCCAGATCCAAAGATTTCTGAAGAAGAAGAAAAAATTGCCCAATATATTGTAAATGAAATCCCTGACCGTGCCTGTATCCAGCTCGGAATAGGCGGAATGCCCGATGCTGTTGGAAGAATGCTTGCAAAATCTGACCTAAAAGATCTTTCCGTTCACAGTGAAATGCTTGTTGATGCCTTCATGCACATGTACAATTCAGGAGTTGTTACAAATAAATACAAGGAATTTTGCCCTGATAAAATGACTTATACTTTTGCACTTGGAAGCAAAAAGCTCTATGATTTTTTAGACAATAACCATTCATGTGCAAGCTATTCTGTAGATTATATAAATTCTCCAAACATAGTAGCTTCAATTTCAAATTTCATGTCAATAAACAATGCTATTGAAACTGATCTTTTTGGACAGATTTCATCAGAGTCTTCAGGAACAAGACAAATTTCCGGAACAGGCGGACAATTTGATTTCCATTATGGAGCCTATCACTCCAACGGCGGAAAAGCATTTATCTGTTTTACATCTACAACTACTCTTAAAAACGGTGAAAAAGTTTCAAGGATAAGACCTACCCTTAGCCCAGGAACAATAGTAACCCTTCCAAGAACTGCTGTTCACTATGTTGTTACTGAATACGGAATAGTATCTTTAAAAGGAAAATCAACCTGGGAAAGAGCTGAAGCTCTTATTTCAATAGCCCATCCCGATTTCAGAGAAGAACTAATAAAAGAAGCTGAAAAAATGAATATCTGGAAAAGATCAAATAAAATTAATGGTGAAAAATATTCATCATCTGTAAAAATAGCAAGCTAA
- a CDS encoding gamma carbonic anhydrase family protein, with protein MLYEFRGVRPKYGENTYISETAVIIGNVEIESNCYIGHGAILRGDYGKIIIGEGTAVEEGVIVHSPPGETAYIGKKVTLGHGAILHGKEIGDNAVVGMGAVLSIFSEVGQRAIIAEGSVVKMRQVVPEYQVFAGNPAVFARNVEKRDIDFWDFAKQLYIDLAKEYLENGMKLVF; from the coding sequence ATGCTTTATGAGTTTAGAGGTGTGAGACCAAAATATGGTGAAAACACATATATTAGTGAAACAGCTGTAATTATAGGCAACGTTGAAATAGAAAGTAATTGTTATATAGGGCATGGAGCAATTTTAAGAGGGGATTATGGCAAAATTATAATAGGAGAAGGAACAGCTGTTGAAGAAGGGGTGATAGTGCATTCCCCTCCAGGAGAAACAGCTTATATTGGTAAAAAAGTTACTTTAGGTCATGGTGCAATTCTTCATGGAAAAGAAATCGGGGATAATGCTGTAGTTGGAATGGGTGCTGTTTTAAGTATTTTTTCTGAAGTTGGGCAAAGGGCAATAATTGCTGAAGGTTCTGTTGTAAAAATGCGGCAGGTTGTGCCAGAATATCAGGTTTTTGCAGGAAATCCTGCTGTTTTTGCAAGAAATGTTGAAAAAAGGGATATTGATTTCTGGGATTTTGCAAAACAGCTTTATATTGATTTAGCAAAAGAATATTTAGAAAATGGAATGAAGCTTGTTTTCTAA
- the glpK gene encoding glycerol kinase GlpK, whose product MVEKKYILAIDQGTTSSRAVVFDRSGQIINISQKEFAQIFPKPGWVEHDAMEIWTSVQSVVAEALAHKKVSGQEIAAIGIANQRETTVVWDKNTGRPIYNAIVWQSRQTADICEELKAKGLENTFRDKTGLLLDPYFSGTKIKWILDNVGDARKKAVKGDLLFGTIDTWLTWKLTNSKVHVTDYSNASRTLIYNIHDLKWDKELLDYLDIPENMLPQVKPSSQIYGYTTPETFYGHEIPIAGMAGDQQAALFGQACFSEGMAKNTYGTGCFMLMNTGEKAVKSKNGLLTTIAWKIDGKVNYALEGSVFVAGSAIQWLRDGLRMFRNASDCESYANRIESTEGVYVVPAFVGLGTPYWDSDARGAVFGITRGTQKEHFIRANLESLAYQTKDVLSAMESDSGISVKKLRVDGGACVNNFLLQFQSDILKTKVERPKCIETTALGVAYLAGLVVGFWKDENEIAKQWAVERVFEVEMDLEKSDSLYKGWKKAVFAAMCFKLED is encoded by the coding sequence ATGGTTGAAAAAAAATATATTCTTGCCATAGACCAAGGAACTACAAGCTCAAGAGCTGTTGTTTTTGATAGGTCGGGACAAATAATAAATATAAGCCAGAAAGAGTTTGCTCAAATTTTTCCAAAGCCTGGCTGGGTTGAACACGATGCAATGGAAATTTGGACTTCTGTTCAGTCTGTAGTTGCTGAAGCATTGGCTCATAAAAAAGTATCTGGCCAGGAAATTGCCGCAATAGGGATTGCCAATCAAAGAGAAACAACAGTTGTCTGGGATAAAAACACAGGAAGACCTATTTACAATGCCATAGTCTGGCAATCAAGGCAGACAGCAGATATTTGTGAAGAACTCAAGGCAAAAGGGCTGGAAAATACCTTTAGAGATAAGACCGGTCTTCTTCTTGATCCTTATTTTTCAGGAACAAAAATTAAATGGATTCTTGATAATGTTGGAGATGCAAGAAAAAAGGCTGTTAAAGGAGATCTTCTTTTTGGAACAATAGACACCTGGCTTACCTGGAAACTTACAAATTCAAAAGTACATGTTACTGATTATTCAAATGCTTCAAGAACTTTAATTTATAATATCCATGATTTAAAATGGGATAAAGAACTTCTTGATTATCTTGATATTCCTGAAAATATGCTTCCTCAAGTAAAACCGTCTTCCCAAATTTATGGTTATACAACTCCTGAAACATTTTATGGGCATGAAATTCCAATTGCAGGAATGGCAGGTGATCAACAGGCAGCTTTATTTGGGCAGGCCTGTTTTAGTGAAGGAATGGCTAAAAACACCTATGGAACCGGCTGCTTTATGCTTATGAATACAGGTGAAAAAGCAGTAAAGTCTAAAAACGGACTTCTTACAACAATTGCCTGGAAGATTGACGGTAAAGTCAATTATGCTCTTGAAGGTTCTGTTTTTGTGGCAGGTTCTGCAATTCAATGGTTAAGAGACGGTCTTAGAATGTTTAGAAATGCTTCAGACTGTGAAAGTTATGCAAACAGGATAGAAAGTACTGAAGGAGTTTATGTTGTTCCCGCATTTGTTGGGCTTGGTACCCCTTATTGGGACAGTGATGCAAGAGGAGCGGTTTTTGGGATTACAAGGGGTACTCAAAAAGAGCATTTTATACGTGCAAATTTAGAATCCCTTGCATATCAGACAAAGGATGTTTTGTCCGCAATGGAATCAGATTCAGGAATAAGCGTTAAAAAGTTAAGAGTTGACGGAGGTGCTTGTGTAAACAATTTTCTACTTCAGTTTCAAAGTGATATTTTAAAAACTAAGGTTGAACGTCCAAAATGTATTGAAACAACGGCCCTTGGAGTTGCTTATCTAGCAGGGCTTGTCGTTGGTTTTTGGAAGGATGAAAATGAAATTGCAAAACAATGGGCAGTTGAAAGGGTTTTTGAAGTTGAGATGGATTTAGAAAAATCAGATTCACTTTATAAAGGCTGGAAAAAAGCGGTTTTTGCAGCCATGTGTTTTAAGTTAGAGGATTGA